CAAATTCAGAACCGTCTGGCAATCGATGCTCCGGCCTTTTGTCCATCATGACGAGGTGGACATCCGATACCGGTGCGCAAAGTGTTACCGGACGATCCACCTGCGTGTTCCGGAGCTGGAGAGCGATTTTCTTAGTACGCTTGAGCTTGGCGCACGCGATACTTACGAGCTTGACGATGGGTTTCATCCGGACCTCGTGATCGACGGTGGAGGGAATATCGGGCTCTTCACGCTTCGTGTGTCCGCGCTCGAATCCGGCGACGGGAAAAGGCCTCGATTCGTGGTTTATGAACCTATGCCGCATAACAGCGAACAGTGCAGACGCCACCTTGCGGAGAACAAAGTCGACGCAGAGATTGTGACCGCCTGTCTTGGCGGAACACGCCGCACTGTCCCTTTCTATTGCCGCAGCGCAATTGCCAGCAGTTTCGATCCGACGAAGCCTTACGATCGCGTGATGGAGATGCCTGTCCACCTGCTTCAGGACGCCATTGGAGATGTTCCTGCGGAGCGCATTCTGATTAAGCTCGATATCGAAGGCATGGAGGTCGAGGCACTAAGCGCCTTATTGCCTACGGAAAAGAGACCCGTGTATGTCGTCGGGGAGTTGCATGACGCTGCCGTGAATGGGCCTGAGCTGGAGAGTCTATTCCGCATGCATGGATGGACCTTTCACTGTGGCACGGTGGCACAGAATCAGGCGCTCTTTCACGCGTGTTCGCCGTCAGCCCTTCCCATGTTGCGTTCCATGGCTCCATTTCACACACCGCAGAGCTTAGCTTCCGCAACTGTGGTTCATTAAGAGTGCAAGGAACTCCTGTAGTTTTGATTGTTCGTTGAGGGGCTTGGTACCCTTTAAGGGTGTTGACGCATTTCCAATCGTGCAGCCTCCTCTATGGCAAGCGCCTGAAGGAGGTCCTGGCTTGAGCAGAACCTTTACCCTGAGTGAGGCGCAGACACTGCTTCCTGTGCTGGAGGCATTGCTGCGCAGAGCGCAGAAGTCGGGGACGCGCGCTGCTGAGATTGAAGCTGAGCTGGAGCAACTACGGCAGAAAATCTTCCTCCAGGGCGGCGTTCATGTGGATGTTGCCACTGTGGCCAGGCGCCGAGCCGAGCGGGACAAGGCACTACAAGACACGAAGGACACCCTGGCGGAGATCGATGCAATCGGCGTACAGGTGAAGGATCTGGAAAAAGGACTTCTGGATTTTCCCTGTGTGATGGATGGGCAGACGGTTCTGCTGTGCTGGAAACTGGGCGAGAAAGAGATCGGATACTGGCACTCTACCGAAGAGGGATTCGCCGGGCGCAAGCCGATTGATGCGCGGTTCGGAAGAGCAGAGCGTGAGCGTCCGAACTGAGCTCTGCTTTCGTTAAGAGAGATGAGACGAGAGGATGGCGATGGCAGCGATGGCTGCTGTCTCCGCGCGAAGGATGCGTGGTCCGAGGGTGACAGAGCGCCATTGATGTTCTGTAAAGAGTTTCATTTCTTCTGGAGTCCATCCACCTTCGGGTCCAATGGCAAGAGCATAAGTCAGTGAGTCCGTAGAGGGAGAGTCAGCAAGGGCGGCGGCGATGGTGGTGTTCTGCTCGGTCTCGGACAGCAGGATGCGGACGGGATCCGATAACTGCTCCAACGCAGATTTGAGGGGGGAAGGCCCGGAGATTTCCGGGATCGTGGTCCGACGAGATTGTTTCGAAGCTTCGAGCGCAATGCGTCGCCAGCGTTCGGCGCGTTTTGCTGCTGCTTGAGCGAGATGCTTTTCCGTCCTGCGAGCAAGGATCGGTGTGATGCGAGAGA
This portion of the Edaphobacter sp. 4G125 genome encodes:
- a CDS encoding DUF2203 domain-containing protein, translating into MSRTFTLSEAQTLLPVLEALLRRAQKSGTRAAEIEAELEQLRQKIFLQGGVHVDVATVARRRAERDKALQDTKDTLAEIDAIGVQVKDLEKGLLDFPCVMDGQTVLLCWKLGEKEIGYWHSTEEGFAGRKPIDARFGRAERERPN
- a CDS encoding FkbM family methyltransferase, translated to MAFDNVRSILGIHSPLSSLKLLCVAANFSRPKFRTVWQSMLRPFVHHDEVDIRYRCAKCYRTIHLRVPELESDFLSTLELGARDTYELDDGFHPDLVIDGGGNIGLFTLRVSALESGDGKRPRFVVYEPMPHNSEQCRRHLAENKVDAEIVTACLGGTRRTVPFYCRSAIASSFDPTKPYDRVMEMPVHLLQDAIGDVPAERILIKLDIEGMEVEALSALLPTEKRPVYVVGELHDAAVNGPELESLFRMHGWTFHCGTVAQNQALFHACSPSALPMLRSMAPFHTPQSLASATVVH
- a CDS encoding RsmE family RNA methyltransferase; the encoded protein is MTRRRWIADRWTTTTATLAGEQAEHLARVLRAAPGQIYDVVAGGFLHRAEITSVSPAEVIFTLHEELESDTALPLHLLLAVFKFDHMEWAIEKATELGVSRITPILARRTEKHLAQAAAKRAERWRRIALEASKQSRRTTIPEISGPSPLKSALEQLSDPVRILLSETEQNTTIAAALADSPSTDSLTYALAIGPEGGWTPEEMKLFTEHQWRSVTLGPRILRAETAAIAAIAILSSHLS